The bacterium region GCGTGCAGCGGCTGCCGGTCCAGCGGCGTGAGCAGGAACAGCACCAGCGCGTCGAGAACGGCGCGGAGGCGCTCGTGGGCGGTGAGCAGCGAGGGCGCCAGCCGCGCCACGGCCGTCATCCCGGTCCGTTGGGCGCGGCCGAGAGCGTCCGGGGCTGCGAGCAGCAGGAGATCACGGTTCGCGGTGATGCGGAGCGCCGCGTCCGTGTCCGAAACGGGCGCTGCCGCGCGTTGCGTTCCGAGGAGGAGCACGACGCGCGGCACGGTCGGTCCCCGCAGGCCCGAGGCGGGCGCCGGCGCTGGGCCGGCCCACGGATCGCCGTACACGGCCTGCGCGGCCGCGATGAGTTCCGGCGCGTCACACTCGAAGCGCACCGGGATGCCGAGAGGCAGCGGCTGTACCGCGTGGCGCAGCGACCCGGCAGGGGGCGGAGCGAGCGCACGTGCGGCCGCGATCCCTTCTGATCCTTCAGCCAACTGCAGTCTCCTGAGCAACCGGGGCGGGGCGGGGGTGTTCTAGCCGCGGCGAGGCGCGGCTGTCAAGCCACCCGGCAGGGGGCGTGCAATGATGGGCACGGCAGCGGCGGACCGGCGCGCGGTCCTGATCGCGCACTCCTACTACCTCCGCTACGACGAGAAGCAGCTCCGGCGCATGAAGCCGTACGCGCCGCTCGCGACGCTCCTCGCCGCTGCGGTGGTGCGCCAGCACGGCCACGAGGTGCGGCTCTTCGATGCCATGCTCTCCGGCGGGGTCGAGGAGTTCGAAGCCGTGCTCGACGAGGTGCGCCCCGCCATCGTCGGCATCCTCGAGGACAACTTCAACTTCCTCACCAAGATGTGCACGCTGCGCATGCGGCGTGCGGCGCTGGACATGATCGCGACGGCGCGGTCGCGTGGCTGCCGCGTGGCGGTGAACGGCTCTGACGCCAGCGACCACCCGCACCTGTACCTCGCCGCCGGCGCGGATGCCGTGATCCTGGGCGAGCCGGAGCTGACGTTCACGGAGCTGGTGAACGTTTGGACGCGGGACCCGGTCGCGCCGCTGGACGGCATCGCGGGTCTCGCGCTGCCGGCCGCGGCGTCCTCCAGGCACGGCAACGGCGTGCGCCTCACCGCGCCGCGCCCCGCGATGAGGGATCTGGACGCCCTGCCGCTTCCCGCCTGGGACCTCGTGGATGTCGATGCGTACCGCGCCGCGTGGTACGGCGCTCACGGCCGGCTGTCGTGGATCATGGCGACCTCGCGCGGCTGCCCCTACGGCTGCAACTGGTGCGCGAAGCCGGTGTTCGGCCGGCGCTACGCGCAGCGCTCGCCGCGCAACGTCGTCGACGAGATGGCCCGGCTCAAGGATGACGTCGCGCCGGACCACATCTGGTTCGCGGACGACATCTTCGGCCTCACGTCCGCATGGATCCGGGGGTTCGCGGCCGAGGTCGCGCGGCGCGGCGTACGCACGCCGTTCATGATCCAATCGCGCGTGAACCTGATGACGCCCGCGACCGTCGAGGCGCTCGCCGCCGCCGGCGCGGAGGAGGTCTGGCTGGGCGTCGAGTCCGGCTCCCAGCGGATCCTGGACGCCATGGAGAAGGGCAGCACGGTCGAGCAGGCGCGGCGCGCGACGCTCACGCTGCGGGCGCACGGGATCCGGACCGGGTGGTTCACACAGCTCGGTTATCTGGGCGAGGAGTGGGAGGACATCCTGCGGACGCGGGACCTGATCCGCGAGCTCCGGCCGGACGAGATCGGAGTCTCGGTGTCCTACCCGCTGCCCGGCACGCGCTTCTACGAGATGGTGCGCGAGCAGATCGGCGCCAAGCGCAACTGGGAGCACACCGGCGACCTCGCGATGATGTTCCACGGCACGTTCACCACTGCGTTCTACCGGCGCATCCGCGACCTGCTGCACGAGGAGCTGGACGCGCTGCGCGCGGGCGAGGACCTGGCGCCGTTCGACCGTCGCTGGGCCGAGCTGGAAGCGAGCCGCGACCAGTACCGCAACGGAGCGGGCGCACGTGGCTGAGCTGCGCGAGTCTGTCCGGGCCGCGCCGTATGCGCGGCTACCGGCCGCCGTGGAGGCGTTCGACGCCTCGGCCCCGGCCTTCGAAGCGCGCTTCGGCGGATGGGCGAGCGTCGCGGCGCAGCGGCGCGCCGTGCAGCGCCTGCTGCTCGATGCGTTCCCGGCGGGCGCCCGGCTGCTCGAGCTGGGCGGCGGCATCGGCGTGGATGCCGTGTTCCTGGCGGCGCGCGGGAGGCGCGTGCTGCTGACGGATGGTGCGCCGAGCATGGTCGCGGAGGCGGCCGCGAGGGCCCGGCGCGCCGGGCTCGAGGACCGCATCGAGACCCGCACGCTCCTGCTCGAGGACATGGAGCGGTTCGCGCGCGAGTGGCGCGGAGCAGGCCGCACGCCGTTCGATGGCGCCTACTCCAACTTCGCGGCGCTCAACTGCGTGCCGGACCTGGCGCCGGTCGCGCGCGGGCTCGCCATGCTCCTGCGCACGGGCGCACCGGCGATCCTGGTGCTGTTCGGCCCGCTTCCGCCGGGCGAGATCCTCGTGCAGCTCCTGCGGGGCGATGTCCGTGCGGCGTTCCGCAGACTCTCGCGCGGCGCCGTGGCCGCGCGTCTCGGCGGGCGCCGTTTCGAGGTGTGGTACCCGTGGCGGCGGCGGGTCGAGCGCGCGTTCGCGCCGTGGTTCCGGCTGCGCCGCGCGCGTGGTATCGGCGTGTTCGTGCCGCCGAGCGCTGCGGAGCCGTGGATCTCACGCCACTCGCGGCTGCTCGCGGTGCTCGAGGCACTCGATCGCGTGGCCGCTGCGCCGCTCGCGTGGCTCGGCGACCACGTGGCGTTCTGGTTCGAGCGCACGGCGGCGCCGGCGCCCGAGGAGGCGTGATGCCATGAGCGCGGCACCGGACCTCCGACGTTTCCGCGAGGCGTATGCGGCGCACCGCGCCTCGGAGGGCCGCGGCAGCGGCGGCGAGGCGGAGGCGCTGGCGCTGCCGTGGCTGCGCACCGGGCCGCAGCGGCGGCAGTGGGCGGTGCGCGCGCGCACGTTCGAACGGTTCCTCGACGCGGTCGTCGCGGTGCGCGCGCTCGAGGTCTCGCCGCGTCCGCTCCGCGTTCTCGACCTCGGCGCGGGCAACGGCTGGCTCTGCTACCGCCTGGCGCGCCTCGGCCACCGCTGCGTCGCCATCGACCTCCGGGACGATGCGGTGGACGGGCTGCGGGCGGCGGACGCGTACCGAGCCCACCTGCCCGCGATGTTCGGCCGCGTCGCCGCGAGCTTCGAGGCGCTGCCGATCGCGGCTCGCGTCTTCGACATCGCCGTGTTCAACGCGGCGCTGCATTACGCCCTCGACCTGCGCCGCACACTCGAGGAGGCGGCGCGGGTGGTCGTGGCCGGCGGCCGCATCGCGATCCTCGACTCGCCGTTCTATCGCGAGGCCGTGCACGGCGAGGCGATGGTGAGGGAGAAGAGGGCGGAGGCGCGCCTGCGGTTCGGCGCGCGCGCGGACGTGCTCACCGCGCCGCCGTTCATCGAGTACCTCACCGCGGATCGGCTGGAGGAAGCGTCCAGCGGGCTGGGGTTGCGCTGGCGCCGCCGCCGCGTGCGCTACCCGCTCGCCTACGAGTTGAGGCCGCTGATCGCACGGCTGCGCCGGCGGCGCCCGCCCTCGCGCTTCGACCTCTGGGAGGCGACGGTCCCATGATCCTGCTCGTCAACCCGCGGGCCACGCGTCCGAAGAACCGCCGTTTCCCGCTGTCCGTCATGGCGATCGGCGCCGCGCTGCCGGACGGCGTGGCGTGGGAGATCATCGACGGCAACCGGCCGGGCGTGGATCCGTACGAGGATGCGGTCCACTGGATCGAGGCGCGTTCGGGCACCGCCGACCCCGTGCGCGTCGTCGCGATGACGGTGATGCCCGGGCCGCAGCTCGTGAGCGCCGTCCCGCTGGCGCGGCGGCTCAAGCAGCGCTACCCGCGCCTGCCGATCGTGTGGGGCGGTTACTTCCCGAGCCTCTACCCGACGCCGGTGCTGAACGCGCCCTACGTGGACTACGCGGTGCGCGGGCAGGGCGAATTCACGTTCCGCGAATTGCTCGACGTGCTCGACGGCAAGCGCGACCCGCGTACGGTGGCGGGGCTCGCGTTCCGCGCGGAGGACGGCACGCCCGTGATCAATCCGGAGCGCAAGTGGGTAGGCCCGGACGAGCTGCCGCCTCCGCCCTACGAGAAGATCCCGGTGCACGACTATCTGATGCCGGCGTTCCTGGGCCGCCGCTGCGGCGTCTACCAGGCGTCCATCGGCTGCCCGTACGGCTGCAACTTCTGCGGCGTGATCTCTGTCTTCGGCAGCCGCGAGAAGTTCGAGTCGCCGGCCCGCACGGCCGCGCACCTGCGCTGGCTCGTCGAACGGTACGGCATGGACGGCGTGCACTTCTACGACAACAACTTCTTCGTCAAGGAGGACCACGCGCTCGAGCTGTGCGAGCGCATCGAGCCGCTCGGCCTCTCGTGGTGGTGCGAGGCGCGGATCGACGCGCTGCTCCGCTTCCGGGACACGACGTGGCGCCGGATCGCGCGCGCCGGTTTGCGCATGGTCTTCCTCGGCGCGGAGTCCGGCTCGGACGAGGTGCTGCGCCGGATGAACAAGAAGCTGACGACGGCGCAGACGCTCGAGATCGCGGCGCGCACCCGCGAGTACGACATCATCCCGGAGTTCTCGTTCGTGCTCGGCGGCCCGGATGACCCGGAAGGCGAGATCGAGAGCACGCTCGCGTTCATCCGCAAGCTCAAGTCGGTGAACCCCGACATGGAGATGATCCTCTACTTCTACACGCCGACGCCGCAGCGGCGGGGGACGTACGGAGGCGTCGACCCGCTGGCCGGCACGCCGGACACGCTCGAGGAGTGGATCGAGCCGCAGTGGGTCGCGTGGATGACGCACGAGGATCCGGAGACGCCGTGGCTGGACCGCCGGCTCAAGGCGCGGGTCCAGGACTTCGAGTTGGTGCTGAAGAGTCGCTTCCCGTCGCTGCACGACACGAAGACGGCGTGGTGGGGCAAGGAGCTGGCGCGGCTGCTCGCGATCCGGCGCTGGCGTACCGGCCGCTACGAGAATCCGCGGCTGCTGCGCGCGGTGCGGCGCTGGGCGCGCACCCCGGACGACCGGCAGGCGTACGGGCACCTCCGTCCGCCGGCCCGCGGGGCGGCGTGAGAGGCAGGGGACCCCCATGGACAGCGCCGCGCACGGCGGCATCCAGCCGTCACTGTGTCACGATCGTTTCGCCCGCGATGGTCTCCAGCGGCTCGGCCCGGTACATGACGAACGGGCCGTCCACCACGAGGTGCCACAGCACCTCGCGGTCCGGCGAGACCTCGTAGACCTCGATCGGCCCCGTCGAGCCGTTGAGGCCCGGGCTCATGCCGAAGCCGACCAGGGTGTTGCCGCTGGGGAGGCGGCGGGCGGAGGAGACGGCGAAGGCGAAGTTGTCGCGCGCGGGGCGCCACTCCCACACGGTCTGGGCCACGCCATCCGAGATGTCGTACTCCACAGCTCTCGAGTAGCCGCCCAGGTCGTGCCGGTTGTCGAAGAGCAGGATGCGGTTGGGCGCGACCTCGGCCGCCGTGTGCTGACCGGTGAACCGGTCGCCGTCCGCGAAGGGGATCGTGGCGCCTGGACCGCCGAGCCGCCATTCGATGGTGCTCCAATCCGGCGCGATGCTGATGACCTGATTCAACCGACGCAGGCTGAGCAAGATGTTGCCGCGCGGGCCGATGTGCAGCGAGTTGGCGTGGAGCCAGTCGTCGTCGGTGGACCGATCGGTCCGGTCCACGAACGGGTCGAAGAAGTCGTGCGCGCTCCAGCGCTTCACGGCCCGGTTCGTCCCGGGCACCCACTCCCAGATCGCCTCACCCGCGATCGAGCGGCCATCGTACTCGCGCCGGTCGAACGCGATGAACAGCACCGTGTTCTGCGGCGTGGTGATCGCATCGTGGTGCTGGTTGCGGTTCTCCTCGTCCTGCGGCAGCTCGTGGATGACCTCGCCCGCGGGCGTGAGCTCGAGCAGGCCGCGGCCCTTGTCCATCGCGATGAAGTTCCCGTTGGCGCGGCGCGCGATACCGAAGGGCAGGTCCGCCGTGCGGTAGTACCAGACCACGTTGCCGCTCCCGTCCACGGCCACGTACCCGCCGAACATACCGGGCGTGTACAGATGGAGCAGTACGAGGGGGGTGCGGAGCGTGCCGGTGGCTGTGAACGAGATGGCCGCGAGCTCGGCGGGCAGCGGGCCGGTTGTGAACTGACCGGTGAGCGGTGGGCCGGGGCGGCCGTCCGCGGCGATCGGGCGCGCCTCGTACTGGTACGTGCGGCTGGCAATGAGCCGGGCCAGTGGAACCGCGTGCGAGTCGGCGGGCGCAGCGCTCCGGATCCGCAGCCGTGGTGCACCGGCGGTCCAGTACTCGACTTCCACGGCGGCCGGCGTATCGAGCCGCAGGTGCAGCGTGCGGAAGATCGGCCCGCCGGGCTCCAGCACCTGCGCGCTCCGGATGCGCGCGCCGCGCGTTTCGGACTCGAAGGGCGAGTCACACGCCGCGCACAGCGCCAGCAGCGAGAGCGCGATGGCGCCCGCGAGCCTGGTCGGCGCGGCACGCGGCCCGGCCGCGCGCCCGGGCGGGGACACGGGCAGCGGGTTCATGTGAGCATCCCGGTCGAGGTGCCGTAACGTGGACGCATTACAGAAACGTCCGAGGCGTCCCGCGGCGGACAGCTCTGCTCCGGGGCCGCACGCCGCGCGGCAGGCGTCCGATCCTGCGCTCACCGCGCGCGTCCACCTGCTCGGCCGGCTGTCGCACGAGCGCGTGCAGGATGTGCTCCGCGCCGCGGACTTCCTGGTGCTGGGCAGCCACGCCGAGGGCAGCGGCTATGCGGTGATCGAGGCGCTCGCGTGCGGTACGACGCCGCTGGTCCCCGACATCCCGTCGTTCCGCCGGATCACGGGCGGCGGATCGTACGGCGCGCTGTCGCCGCCGGGCGATGCGGCGGCGATGGCGCGCGCGCTCGTGCGTTGGGCCGGCCTCGATCGCGACGCGCTCCGCCGCGCCGCACGCGCGCACTTCGAGCGCGCGCTGTCGTTCGACGCGGGGGGAAGGGAGCTGCGCGAGGCGTATCGCGCGCTCGTCGCCGCCCGGTCAGGAGTGCATGCCGCCGGGGGACGCCTATGAAGGTCGCGCTCATCGTGCCCGGCGGAGTGGACCGCAGCGGCACAGAGCGGGTGATCCCGTGCCTGCTGTGGCTGATCGAGCGGCTCGCGCGTGCGCACGAGGTGCACGTCTTCGCGCTGCAGCAGGAGCCGCGGCGTTCGCGCTATCGACTTCTCGGTGCGGAGGTGCACAACATCGGCGTGCGGCCGCGCCGGACGCGTGCGCTCGCGGCGATCCTGGCGGAGCACCGCCGCGCGCCGTTCGACGTGCTGCACGCCGTCTGGGGGCCGGGCCCGGGCGTGGTCGCCGCTGCCGCGGGCAGGCTCACCGGCCGGCCGGTGGTCACCCACCTCACCGGAGGCGATCTCGTGGCACTGCCGGAGATCGGCTACGGCGCCCGCAGCCGCTGGCAGGGCCGCCTGTGGCTGCGGCTCGCCGTTGCGGGCGCGAGCCGGCTGACGGTGCCGAGCCTCGCCATGCAGCGCGCGGCCGCGGCGCTGCGCGACCTGGGCATCGTGTTCCGGCTGGACATCGTGGGCGAGGACACGCTGGGCGGTGAGGTCCAGCGATTGGCGAGGACGCTGGGCCTCGACGATGTCGTCGTCTTCCACGGGTTCCTGCCGCACCGCGAGCTGCGGGCGCTGGTGGAAGCCGCCCACGTGCTGCTGGTCTCCTCGCGGCACGAGGCGGACCCGATGGTGATGCTGGAGGCCGCCGTGGTTGGCGTGCCGACCGTCGGCACCGCGGTCGGACACATCGGCGACTGGGCGCCCGACGCGGCGATCGTCGTGCCGGTGGGCGATGCCGCAGCGCTCGCGCACGCCACCGCCGCGCTCCTTGCCGATGAGCCGCGCCGGCTGCGGACCGCAGGCGCGGCCCAGGCCCGGGCACTGGCGGAGGACGCGGACTGGACCGCCCGCCGCGTCGTCGAGATCTACCAGGAGCTGACGGATCGGGCGCCGGTGCCGCGCGGCCGGCCCGGGCCGAGGCGCACGGCTCGCGTGCTGTGCGCGGGTCCGGTCCGCTGATCGCGCATCGGGGCCCGCGAGTCAACGTCTCGGCAGCCGTTCAACGGCTGTCGCCGCCGGGAGGCAGCATGGAGCCCTTCCCTCTTCCCGCCCGGGACGCCTACCGCCTCTGGGCCCCGTGCTACGAGGTCGAGAACGCCGTCACCGTGCTCGAGGACCGTGCCGCGCGCGACCTCACGCCGCCGCTCGCGGGCCGTGCGTTGCTCGACGCGGGCTGCGGCACCGGCCGGCGCATCGCGGGCGTGCAGGGCGCGGGCCTCGTCGTCGGCGTGGACCTGGTGCCCGGGATGCTCGCCACGGGTCGCGCACGCCGCCCGGCCGGCCCGCTGCTCGCCGCCGCGGATGTGACCGCACTGCCGCTCAGAGGAGTTTCCTTCGATGTAGTGTGGTGTCGGCTCGTCGCTGGGCACGTGCGTGCGCTGGAGGCCCTGTACCGGGAGCTGGCGCGCGTCGCCCGACCCGGTGCGGCCATCGTGGTCACGGACTTCCATCCGGCCGCCAGCCGCGCGGGTCACCGCCGCACGTTCCGCGATGA contains the following coding sequences:
- a CDS encoding B12-binding domain-containing radical SAM protein translates to MILLVNPRATRPKNRRFPLSVMAIGAALPDGVAWEIIDGNRPGVDPYEDAVHWIEARSGTADPVRVVAMTVMPGPQLVSAVPLARRLKQRYPRLPIVWGGYFPSLYPTPVLNAPYVDYAVRGQGEFTFRELLDVLDGKRDPRTVAGLAFRAEDGTPVINPERKWVGPDELPPPPYEKIPVHDYLMPAFLGRRCGVYQASIGCPYGCNFCGVISVFGSREKFESPARTAAHLRWLVERYGMDGVHFYDNNFFVKEDHALELCERIEPLGLSWWCEARIDALLRFRDTTWRRIARAGLRMVFLGAESGSDEVLRRMNKKLTTAQTLEIAARTREYDIIPEFSFVLGGPDDPEGEIESTLAFIRKLKSVNPDMEMILYFYTPTPQRRGTYGGVDPLAGTPDTLEEWIEPQWVAWMTHEDPETPWLDRRLKARVQDFELVLKSRFPSLHDTKTAWWGKELARLLAIRRWRTGRYENPRLLRAVRRWARTPDDRQAYGHLRPPARGAA
- a CDS encoding hexosyltransferase produces the protein MKVALIVPGGVDRSGTERVIPCLLWLIERLARAHEVHVFALQQEPRRSRYRLLGAEVHNIGVRPRRTRALAAILAEHRRAPFDVLHAVWGPGPGVVAAAAGRLTGRPVVTHLTGGDLVALPEIGYGARSRWQGRLWLRLAVAGASRLTVPSLAMQRAAAALRDLGIVFRLDIVGEDTLGGEVQRLARTLGLDDVVVFHGFLPHRELRALVEAAHVLLVSSRHEADPMVMLEAAVVGVPTVGTAVGHIGDWAPDAAIVVPVGDAAALAHATAALLADEPRRLRTAGAAQARALAEDADWTARRVVEIYQELTDRAPVPRGRPGPRRTARVLCAGPVR
- a CDS encoding biotin synthase, which translates into the protein MEPFPLPARDAYRLWAPCYEVENAVTVLEDRAARDLTPPLAGRALLDAGCGTGRRIAGVQGAGLVVGVDLVPGMLATGRARRPAGPLLAAADVTALPLRGVSFDVVWCRLVAGHVRALEALYRELARVARPGAAIVVTDFHPAASRAGHRRTFRDEQGNVWAVEHHAHDPEDHGRAAAAAGLVLDARTDAVVGPEVRPFYERAGALDRYEAQRGLPLVLALRFRR